The Moritella sp. F3 sequence TCGGCCATTTTTAACGCCGATATCAGCCTTCACGATGCCCCAATGATCGAGGATAACCGCATTGGTGATCACTAAATCCGGAGTATACCGCGAGGTTAATTGGCTTTGACCTTGGCCATCACGAATAACCTTACCACCACCGAATTTAACTTCATCACCGTAGCGAGTATAGTCTCGCTCCACTTCTAACCACAATTCTGTATCTGCTAAACGTAATCTATCGCCAGTCGTCGGCCCAAACATTTCTGCGTATGCTTGCCTTGAAAGCTTTGCCATTTATTTACCCTCATCCTTGTCCGTCAAATTCTCCTGACTTTCCACACCATCAATGCTGCCCATGACCTTGCCCTGAAAACCATAAATCATGCGGTTACCACCAAAAGCAACTAACTCAACGGTTCGGCTTTGTCCCGGTTCAAACCGAATAGCAGTACCTGCGGCAATGTTAAGTCGAAAACCTAACGTTAGTTCACGCTCAAAAGTCAGGGCATCATTGGCTTCATAAAAATGGTAATGCGAACCAATCTGAATAGGGCGGTCGCCAACATTCGCGACACTCACCGACACCGTTGGCATCCCTGGATTTAAAGTTATGTGACCACTACCAGCTCTCATTTCACCGGGGATCATACCTGAGCTTGTTTGTGTTTTATTCACCATAACAACCCCTATATAATTGGTTCATGGACGGTGACAAGCTTGGTTCCATCCGGGAACATCGCTTCGACTTGCACATCTGAAATCATTTCAGGCACCCCTTCCA is a genomic window containing:
- a CDS encoding urease subunit beta, producing the protein MIPGEMRAGSGHITLNPGMPTVSVSVANVGDRPIQIGSHYHFYEANDALTFERELTLGFRLNIAAGTAIRFEPGQSRTVELVAFGGNRMIYGFQGKVMGSIDGVESQENLTDKDEGK